The Crassaminicella thermophila nucleotide sequence ATAATGATGCTAATGAGAAAATGACTATCAAAGATTGATTGCATAATGATCAAATTTCGACAAGAAAGGTGGTGAGTATATGACTAAAAAAACAAAATGTGAATTTTGCAAAAAACAAATAGCAAAGGAAAATGCATACGAAATTATAACAAGTACAGATTTTCAAACAAAGTATATTTGTGATGAATGTAATAAAAAGTTTGAAGAGTATTTCGAGGAGCCTAGAGAGGGGGGTGGAAGGATGGATAAAAAATTAAATTCAGTTATGTTAGATAGTAAAAAAGTGACTGAACAGGAAGTGCGAGTTCCAGTTCAGCCAAAAGAAATAAAAATCTATATGTGCAAAAATTGCGGAAGAGAAAACAACATCGAAAATGCTAATTATTGCACATACTGTGGCAAAAAATTATAGGCTTCTATTTTATTTTTGTTCCGCAGTTTGGACAGAATAATTTTGCATTTTGTGGAAAAGCTTCTTTGCATTCAGAACATTCGTATAGCATAGGACTACCGCATTGAGTACAAAATTTTTCTGGTTCTGTAAATTCGTTATACGTAGTTTTGTAATCACATTCTTTGTTACTGCAAAACTCACTATAAGTTATCAATTTTTATACCCCCCCTTTCTACAAAATTTTACCATATGGGGGCAAAAAACGAAAGGTGGTGTAATAAATGAAAAAGATATTAAGTACAAAAGAAAAGACAATCGATAGAGCAGAAAATGCCTTAAATCGATTGTTAAAAGGAATAAGTACTATTAATGAAATTAGACAAGAATACGGCTTGAATTTACTAAAAAATAATGATGCTAATGAGAAAATGACTATCAAAGATTGATTGCATAATGATCAAATTTCGACATGAAAGGGGGTGAGTATATGCATGGATTAGATTCTTATGCAGGCAAGATTCGAGATTTTCTAGAGATTTTAAAGAAAGAAAGGGATGAAAATTATGTTCAGTATGGCAGATTTACAGATCGTTAAAGCAGCATTGGAACTAAAAAGAAAAGAGAATATAGAGCTATTGGAATTTGCAAAGAAACATAAGAAAGAAGATGTAAGGTTTTGCGAAATTAGATTAGCAGAGGTTGAAGATATTATCGAAAAAATAGAAAAAAGCACTAAGGTTGCTGCAACAACCAAATAGTGCGTACAAAAAACAACGTTACGTGTATTATAGCAGATTTTAAGAAATTTATACAGGGGGACTAGAGATGAATAGCTTAAAAATCGAAAAGAAGAAATTGGATTATTTGATTGCTAAATACGATGATCTACAACATCCAGCAGTGCAAAAGCAATCTCGAAAAGTAGACAAGCTAGTAGTTGAACATATGAGAGAGGTGACAGCATGAATGAAAAAATGGAAGCAATGATTTCTAAAAGATACGATCTGGTTCATCAATTATTAGATCAAAAGAAAATTAATGAAATTTTAATAGCTCAATGGATAAAACATTCAGAAGAAGAAAGATACTTTGCAGGATTAGCTGAGGGTTATATTGATGCAAATAAGAAATTAAAACAACTAATATGGCAGTATGGAATAAAGCGTAGGTGTTGAATGTGAGAACTAGAAGATTCAGAAATATTGAAACAGGTGAAATAGTTGATGTTTCGGAACTAGATTTCATTAAATATTTCTATGATTCAAAATTTGAAGGGGAGCAGGTTTTGGAGTAAAAGTATATTACGTTGGCCAAAAGATAGGGCATAACGTAGTTAAAGAGATTAAAAACTGCAGTTTGCCAGAACCTGAAGAACAATCTTTTCAATTAAACACTAAATGATGAAGTTTTACAAATAGGCGATCGATTCTATATCAAAGCAACTGCTACATTCACAGATATAGAGAAAGGTGAAAGTATAAAAGTAGATGCTCTTGCAAGAGAGGATTTAAATAAAAAAGGAATGGACTTAGCACAAATAACTGGTAGTGTATCGTCATACGCTAGGAAATACGCTTTAAACGGATTATTTTGTATAGATGATACAAAAGACAGTGATGCAACAAACAATCATGGTAAGGGTGATAAGGACAAGCAGTCAAAGAAATTAAGTGAAGCACAAGTTAAAAGACTATATGCAATAGGAGCTAAAAATGGATATGATGCTGAATGCGTGAAGAAAGCAGTATTGAAGAAATATAGTAAAACAAAAGCAGAAGATTTAACTAAACAAGAGTATGATGAACTAATCAAAAACATAGAAGCTAATCCTAAGAAATAGGAGGACAAGCCATGAAATATTTGAGATTAGAGCGGGGACATGTTCCCCGCAAGGTTAAAAAACAACGCAGAATGCATATGTGCGTATTAATCATATCGTTAGTATTGGCGGTAATTTGTAAACTTATACATTTAGGAGTTATTTAAGGTAGGTGGGAGGATTGGCCAAAGATGCATATTATTTTTCACATGATAGTAATGCAAGACATGACCCTAAAATACTAGCAATGAGGAGCGTTTATGGTTCAGAAGGGTATGGATGGTACTGGATACTCATAGAAACGTTTAGAGAACAAGAAAACTACAAATTAAAAATTACTAAGCATGTGTATAATGCACTTGCAATGCAAATGCAATGCAATGCAGAGCAAGCGCAATGCTATGTAAATGATTGCATAAATGAGTTCGAACTATTTGAAACAGATGGAGATTTTATATGGTCAAACTCACTTCTTAAAAGAATGCAAAATAAAGAAGAAAAATCAGAAAAAGCTAGAAAAGCAGCTCAAGCTAGATGGAATAAAAACAAGGGAAATCAAGGGTTAGAAGTAAACAAAGAAAGCGAATGTAATGCAGGTGCAATGCAAACGCAATGCGAAAGCAATACATTAAAGGAAAGTAAAGGAAAGGAAAGTAAAAGAAATAAAAAAGATATAAATAATATTCCTGTCAAATTAAAATTTGACGTTGATTCAACTCAATATAGATTAGCAAATTATCTTAAGAATTATATTCTAAAAAATAATCCTAAAGCTAAAGTACCTGGATTAAAAGATATGGATAAATGGTCAGTACACATAGATCGTCTAATTAGATTAGATGGCAGAACAGAGGATGAAATTAAAAAAGTAATCCAATGGTGCCAGAAGGATTCGTTTTGGATGACAAATATATTAAGCACTAAAAAGCTAAGGGAAAAATTTGACACATTATTTCTGCAAATGAACAACGAGCGGACAAAGAAGGGTTATGGCAGAGGAAAACAGTTTGAAACAAATACAGAGAAAATTATGGATAGCATGGATTCGATCCAAAGATTCTTAGAAATGGAGGAGGAAGATGGATAAGAAGAAATTTGTTGAGGGGATTATGGCCCTAGAAAGTGTATATGACAATTTTAGAATCCTTAAAGACGAAAGAAGCACCATGTTATGGTACAAGATTTTCAAAGAAGATGATCCAAAACTGTTTGAAATGGCTATTGAAACATATATAGCAACGAATGAATTCAAACCAACTCCTGCAGGAATCAGAAAATGCATGGAAAAATTGGCTACAAATTACAATCTAAATGGAGCTGAGGCATGGGGGAAAGTTATGGAACTCATAAAGAAATATGGATGGTACAGGGCAGATGAAGCGTTACAAGAGATAAAAAGTGACAGGCCGTTATATCAAGCTGTACAAGCTATGGGGTTTAGAGAGTTATGTGTTAGCGAAAATCTTATGGCAGATAGGGCACATTTTCTCAAAATGTATGAGCAATATATGAAACGTGAATCTGACAAAGTAATGTTGCCAGGAAGAGTACAAAATGATCTAAAACAGTTGCAGCAGGTTGATAGCGTAACGAAACTTCTTACTGAGAAATTTGAAATGAATAAAACATCTTAATGAGTGTAAAAAAAAGGGGGAATAAGTATGGGTTTGTTATATGCACTTATGCAAAAGAGAGATAGAAAAGCAGATGAATATAACAAAGCACTAGAACGGATTAGAGAAGCAGAAAAAACTGGAGAGGGGTTAGAAGCAAGAATAATTGTTGCGAAAGTTTTACACGAAGAATTGGCAAGGTTAGATAAGCAAATAGAACGTGGAAAAGAGAAATTTTACGTTCAGAGGTGGGAGGAATGAGAAAGAAAACCGCTACAACGAAGAAAAAGCGAATGAACATAGAGGACTTCATAGATGAAGATTACAAACGCAGAACAGAAGAAGCTGAAAGAAAGTATGCAGAACAAATTAAAGCAAGTGAAATGAAAGAATATAAGCTTAGCGAAGAAGAATTGGAGAAGTACAGAAAAATGCAATGTAAAACAGAAGAGATGCCATTAGAAGTAAAAATCCATAGCAGTTTAAATAGGGGGAATAGTGAAATGAGATTGAATTTAGAAAAATTAAGAAAACATGTAGAAGAAGAAAAAATGACAGCTGAAGAAATTGCAAAGAAGTATGATTATCCGATTAGGAATGTAAAGGCTATGATCGGCAAATTAAAACCAAAAAAAGAGCCGTATGAAGATGAAAATACTCAAAAGCAAAATTTTAAAGCATTAAAACTAAAAGTAATGGAATTTAAAGGAGAATCGTTAGTATACAGAATGCAAGATGATGTATTGTCTATCATCAAAGGTAATCAAGGGATAAGAGTTGAGCTTAAAGAATTAGACACGATCATTAGAGAGCTCCAGGAACTTAAGGAAGCGGTAAACAATGGATAAAAGAAAATTAAAAGAGATCGCAGAAGAAGCAGTAAAAATTTATTTTGATGAATACTGTACGGTAGCAGAGGCTTTAGAGAAAGCAGAAAAGATTTTAAGGGGGAAGATTGATGGGACAAGGACATATACAAACGATATTAACACCTAATGGGAAAATTGAGGATGAACTAAGAATAACAATACCAGATATTCCACCTAGCAATAATAAGTACATGGGTAGGGGTTCAACATACACTCAGGCTTTTCAGTATCAATCAGAAAAGAAGAAATGGCAGTCGGTAATAGGTTGGCTAGTCCGAGAACAAAAATGGGCTCAGAATCCATTTAAAAAGGCTGTGGTAGAAATTACCTATTTCTTCAAAGACAAAAGACGAAGAGATCCTGATAATTATAGCGGGAAATTCATACTAGATAGCTTAGTTCGAGTAGGAGTGTTGCAAGATGATAGTTTTGGAAATGTAGAGTTGATCTTGAAAGGGGATTATGACAAGAAAAATCCTAGAACTGAAGTAAGGGTTAGGAAAAGTGAATGAATACGCTGAAATAGTTGGATATAGAAATTCAAAAAAAGGAACAGAATTGCTTGTCATAATTCCAGATAGACAATTCCAATCAAAGATAAAAAGATTTGCTGAAAATAAAAAAGTAAAAGCTATGATACGGATAGATGATAATAGGCATATTACGATAGATCAACTTAAGAAAGCACACGTACTTATGGCAGAAATAGCAACATATCTTGGATATCCAGCAGATTGGTTTAAGGCACTTATGAAAAGCTGGTATACAGAGCTATATGACGATTTGAAAGATGGCTTTAGTATGGCAAATATGTCTGTAGATCAAGCGAGAAGATTTATAAATTTGATTATAGAGTTTGCTTTTGAAATGGATATACCGCTTAAATACAATGAAATGCCAAGTATCGTGGAGATTAATGATTATTTGTATATATGTTTGAGATATAAGAAATGTGTGATATGCGGAAAAGAAGCCGAAATACATCATTGGGATGCAATAGGTATGGGAAATGATAGGAGAAGATTTGATGATAGCAAATTAAGAAAAATAGCACTTTGTAGGGTTCATCATATAGAAGCACATACGATTGGCAGAGATACATTTGCAGAGAAGTACCATGTGTATGGAATTGTATATAAGGAGGCTTGAAATGAGGATAGGGGACAAAGTGTACATATGGGACATACAGAGCGACCTATTCATCAAAGCAGGGGAAGTTTTAGAAATTAAAGCAAATAAGGTGCTGGTAATGATCATAACAGGACAAATAGGACGGCGAGGTTGCATTGTTGATTGGTTTAGCATGGACAAGTTGTATCTAAAATCTAAAAAATTGGCTTGAGGAGGAATAAAAAGTGAGAAATACTGATGCAGTGATGATTAAAAAAGCAATAATTCATGTTTTAGATAGAAATGCTGATGCTCCAATACTCACAGACTATGAACAGGAAATCAATGAGGATATTCATGAGTTTTTAGAAAAGCATATTGTGAAATCTTTGAGTAGCGAAGAAAATCGAAAAGGAAAGTTCAGAGGTGGTTCAACGATTGTGAAAGATTCATGTGCAGCAATATTTAAGAACAAAGAAACATTTATCGAAGCTTCAAAGGATATTGCAAATCAGTTGTTTAAGGCGATGAAAAAGGATAACAACATACCTTCTGCTGATTTAGTGATATGTTTATATACAGCAAAGGATAAGAACTACATAGGCGTATTGAAACTAGATTACAAAAAGTCATTCATCCATAATGTTGAATTTGAAGAGGACAAGCTTAAGACATCCATAGTGCCACAAATGATAGGTTTGCCTGGAATGAGCCAAAAGTTACAACAATGTGCTTTTGTA carries:
- a CDS encoding zinc-ribbon domain-containing protein, encoding MTKKTKCEFCKKQIAKENAYEIITSTDFQTKYICDECNKKFEEYFEEPREGGGRMDKKLNSVMLDSKKVTEQEVRVPVQPKEIKIYMCKNCGRENNIENANYCTYCGKKL
- a CDS encoding zinc ribbon domain-containing protein: MITYSEFCSNKECDYKTTYNEFTEPEKFCTQCGSPMLYECSECKEAFPQNAKLFCPNCGTKIK
- a CDS encoding nucleotidyl transferase family protein; translation: MFSMADLQIVKAALELKRKENIELLEFAKKHKKEDVRFCEIRLAEVEDIIEKIEKSTKVAATTK
- a CDS encoding Spo0E family sporulation regulatory protein-aspartic acid phosphatase, which codes for MNSLKIEKKKLDYLIAKYDDLQHPAVQKQSRKVDKLVVEHMREVTA
- a CDS encoding DUF4373 domain-containing protein translates to MAKDAYYFSHDSNARHDPKILAMRSVYGSEGYGWYWILIETFREQENYKLKITKHVYNALAMQMQCNAEQAQCYVNDCINEFELFETDGDFIWSNSLLKRMQNKEEKSEKARKAAQARWNKNKGNQGLEVNKESECNAGAMQTQCESNTLKESKGKESKRNKKDINNIPVKLKFDVDSTQYRLANYLKNYILKNNPKAKVPGLKDMDKWSVHIDRLIRLDGRTEDEIKKVIQWCQKDSFWMTNILSTKKLREKFDTLFLQMNNERTKKGYGRGKQFETNTEKIMDSMDSIQRFLEMEEEDG
- a CDS encoding RusA family crossover junction endodeoxyribonuclease: MGQGHIQTILTPNGKIEDELRITIPDIPPSNNKYMGRGSTYTQAFQYQSEKKKWQSVIGWLVREQKWAQNPFKKAVVEITYFFKDKRRRDPDNYSGKFILDSLVRVGVLQDDSFGNVELILKGDYDKKNPRTEVRVRKSE
- a CDS encoding putative HNHc nuclease is translated as MNEYAEIVGYRNSKKGTELLVIIPDRQFQSKIKRFAENKKVKAMIRIDDNRHITIDQLKKAHVLMAEIATYLGYPADWFKALMKSWYTELYDDLKDGFSMANMSVDQARRFINLIIEFAFEMDIPLKYNEMPSIVEINDYLYICLRYKKCVICGKEAEIHHWDAIGMGNDRRRFDDSKLRKIALCRVHHIEAHTIGRDTFAEKYHVYGIVYKEA
- a CDS encoding nucleoid-associated protein codes for the protein MRNTDAVMIKKAIIHVLDRNADAPILTDYEQEINEDIHEFLEKHIVKSLSSEENRKGKFRGGSTIVKDSCAAIFKNKETFIEASKDIANQLFKAMKKDNNIPSADLVICLYTAKDKNYIGVLKLDYKKSFIHNVEFEEDKLKTSIVPQMIGLPGMSQKLQQCAFVKEIDEEDEYDLIFLDKQVYGDDFEQLFSNVFLNCRSLIDDRDKTKIFKNVTEKWTRRNLKEDIDKAQEVREEVIASMKNCAEIDVEKFVQSVFGNDVEMQQNFIQHLEREGIQLEKIEIDKKWVEKKMKKRIMKTDTGIEIKRRV